A genome region from Brevibacillus laterosporus includes the following:
- a CDS encoding DUF87 domain-containing protein yields the protein MFWFKKNKTMKPNDESNAFTSTEAGIMSPTVLIEKERDNLGDYRIELGNNITGCKHIRTWYAKLTGRTTWIGMFDRLLLAHGDAEIDFTISVEPIDVSIEQERIGNRVSELEVEIQDTTNKALRGKLAQEKVDLEEQLSRLRTNEERLYDTSFFLSIGTDRYDALQKISRLIIKSMQSIGMIFRATDLRQLNAFCHAIGIGPRSEFNDTYKPLESSNVSDTFLFGYGGLSHRKGILLGLDHYNRPVFYDNWHPPLENSNGLIFGRSGSGKSFAFKIITKRTWSLGVPTAIIDLHREYWGLIDSMDGIYVELNPEVENHHRINLYEVREETNRNGKRVVKLEDSYKSILPFLYKIVTLLDSNELTGQVKVSFYETLQKLYKMFEINSDPDSLYEYDNNQNKKYKRMPTLYDHYLLMKKEPKLEGVIDFIKMFTRESEDRARSIFDGESTFDLAEFRPMAICLEGLDKEVMQPLGMFVSMKWLTENFVKRNRLPKRLFVEEAQKMLEREEDAIGLENLYREIRKLNGGIWIATQGFEVLLRVPQGMGILKNSPTKLLLRQESIDIDAVIGKFNLSEGEAMRLLNAPKGVGILKVDEESTIVRLQATTNEFFRYRTDGENWENIS from the coding sequence TTGTTTTGGTTTAAAAAGAATAAAACTATGAAGCCAAATGATGAGTCAAATGCTTTTACATCAACTGAGGCAGGTATTATGTCTCCGACTGTTTTAATAGAAAAGGAACGGGATAATCTTGGTGACTACCGAATAGAGCTTGGTAATAATATTACTGGTTGTAAACATATTCGAACATGGTATGCAAAACTAACTGGTAGAACAACTTGGATTGGAATGTTCGATAGATTATTACTTGCTCATGGTGATGCAGAAATTGATTTTACTATATCTGTTGAACCTATTGATGTATCGATCGAGCAAGAAAGAATTGGTAATAGAGTAAGCGAATTGGAAGTCGAGATACAAGATACCACTAATAAAGCACTAAGAGGCAAACTAGCTCAAGAAAAGGTTGATTTAGAAGAACAATTATCAAGATTGAGAACTAACGAGGAAAGACTCTATGACACATCTTTCTTTCTGAGTATTGGAACCGATAGATATGATGCATTACAAAAAATAAGCCGCCTAATCATAAAATCAATGCAGAGTATAGGTATGATTTTTCGGGCGACAGATCTTAGGCAGCTAAATGCATTTTGTCATGCTATAGGGATAGGACCACGATCGGAATTCAATGATACTTATAAACCCCTGGAGTCCAGTAATGTGAGTGACACCTTTCTTTTTGGATATGGAGGTCTATCACATAGAAAGGGCATTTTGCTTGGTTTGGACCATTATAATCGTCCTGTCTTCTATGATAACTGGCACCCACCATTAGAAAATTCAAATGGTCTAATATTTGGAAGATCGGGGTCAGGTAAGTCATTTGCTTTTAAAATAATCACTAAAAGGACATGGTCTTTAGGTGTTCCTACAGCAATCATAGACTTACATAGAGAATACTGGGGACTCATAGACTCTATGGATGGAATTTACGTCGAACTGAACCCAGAAGTAGAGAATCATCACCGTATTAATTTATACGAGGTGCGTGAAGAAACAAACAGAAATGGAAAGAGAGTTGTAAAATTGGAGGATTCATACAAATCAATTTTACCCTTCCTTTACAAAATTGTTACCTTACTAGATTCTAATGAACTAACTGGACAGGTAAAAGTCTCATTTTATGAAACCCTTCAAAAATTATATAAAATGTTCGAGATCAATTCTGATCCGGATAGTTTATATGAATATGATAACAATCAGAATAAGAAATACAAAAGAATGCCAACTTTATACGATCACTATCTACTAATGAAAAAGGAACCTAAGTTAGAAGGTGTAATTGATTTCATTAAAATGTTTACCAGAGAAAGTGAAGATCGAGCGCGTTCAATATTTGATGGGGAGAGTACATTTGATTTAGCAGAATTTCGACCAATGGCAATTTGCTTAGAGGGATTAGATAAAGAAGTGATGCAGCCGTTAGGAATGTTTGTAAGTATGAAGTGGTTGACTGAAAACTTTGTAAAACGCAATCGCTTACCAAAGAGATTATTTGTTGAAGAAGCTCAGAAGATGTTGGAAAGAGAAGAAGATGCCATTGGACTAGAAAACCTTTACCGTGAAATCAGGAAGCTAAATGGAGGCATTTGGATTGCAACACAAGGATTTGAAGTATTACTACGAGTACCACAGGGAATGGGTATTTTAAAGAATAGTCCTACAAAGTTATTATTACGACAAGAGAGTATTGACATTGATGCAGTAATAGGAAAATTTAATTTATCAGAAGGTGAGGCCATGCGATTATTAAATGCTCCAAAAGGGGTCGGTATTTTAAAAGTAGATGAGGAATCTACTATAGTACGATTGCAAGCAACTACAAATGAGTTTTTTAGATATAGAACAGATGGAGAAAACTGGGAGAATATTTCATGA
- a CDS encoding M23 family metallopeptidase, with product MNFVSNIVKSLVRMIFTISIPILLVIVVGFLGIAMIYILPVTYLQTDGVLAFFTTGDEDWDLERDKKLGETYKELVIKDLGSKELQVYTPSQYEQAESFALDWTVLAAVDRILGDPTMNDKINRNPQPEKHYKAIKPNFIWKPHIVIVKEKRETEDGSTYWVTFEYKVQLLTKVKSYNQHHELNYRKEIVTTSTKIIEKWVLDEVETQTLDQNENRLIKLLKSYKLPQKDIEMVEELALVYSESPNHQETQDIFDQIKNGNGNQEEGKAPQEWTGTLPLLGVIGKDFVQTSYFGYRTDPFTGKTAYHDGADLAAPAGTPVYAPIKGIVVYASTMRGFGNTIMIEHGGYLTLYGHLSTIHVRKSQQVAVGDLIGRVGSTGQSTGPHLHWSLYENSFGKKNARDPMTYKPRK from the coding sequence ATGAACTTTGTAAGTAACATAGTCAAATCATTGGTACGTATGATTTTCACTATATCAATCCCAATATTATTAGTAATAGTAGTAGGATTTCTAGGAATAGCTATGATATATATCCTACCAGTTACTTATTTGCAAACTGATGGAGTACTAGCCTTTTTTACAACAGGGGACGAAGATTGGGATTTAGAAAGAGATAAGAAGTTAGGGGAGACCTATAAAGAACTTGTTATTAAGGATTTGGGGTCCAAAGAACTGCAAGTGTACACTCCTAGTCAATATGAACAAGCAGAGTCTTTTGCATTAGATTGGACTGTTTTAGCAGCTGTTGATCGAATTCTTGGTGATCCTACAATGAATGACAAGATTAATAGAAACCCTCAACCTGAAAAACATTATAAAGCTATAAAGCCCAATTTTATTTGGAAACCTCATATTGTAATCGTTAAAGAAAAAAGAGAAACAGAAGATGGAAGTACATACTGGGTGACGTTTGAATATAAAGTACAACTACTTACCAAAGTAAAGTCTTATAATCAGCATCATGAATTAAATTATCGAAAAGAAATAGTGACCACTTCAACCAAGATAATTGAAAAATGGGTATTAGACGAAGTTGAAACGCAAACGTTGGACCAAAATGAAAATAGATTAATCAAGCTACTGAAATCGTATAAGCTTCCCCAAAAGGATATTGAGATGGTGGAAGAACTAGCTCTAGTTTATAGTGAATCACCAAATCATCAAGAGACTCAGGATATCTTCGATCAGATCAAAAATGGCAATGGTAATCAAGAGGAAGGTAAGGCACCTCAAGAGTGGACAGGGACACTACCGTTATTGGGAGTTATTGGGAAAGACTTCGTGCAAACCTCTTATTTTGGATACAGAACTGATCCTTTTACAGGCAAAACAGCTTATCACGATGGTGCTGATTTAGCTGCCCCAGCTGGGACTCCGGTATATGCTCCAATAAAAGGAATAGTTGTTTACGCTTCAACAATGAGAGGCTTTGGTAATACCATTATGATTGAACATGGTGGTTATTTAACTCTATATGGTCATTTATCAACGATACATGTAAGAAAGTCTCAGCAAGTAGCAGTAGGAGATTTAATAGGAAGAGTAGGCTCGACAGGTCAAAGTACGGGTCCACACTTGCACTGGTCTCTATATGAGAATAGTTTTGGAAAAAAGAATGCTAGAGATCCGATGACGTATAAACCTAGAAAGTAG